The Natranaeroarchaeum aerophilus DNA window AGCAGATCGAAACTGCGGCGGGCTGTTGTGCGTCCTGTACGGCGTCAAAGTGGTCGTCGTGAAGCGATTCGACGTGGCGGGCGTTGCGTTCGAGCAGTTCTTCGAGTGACGTGTCCGGCATATGTGCGGATGTGATGCGGACGGGTTTTTATGTACCGATTCGCGTAACGATTCGGCGGGGATTAAGCCATCCCGACGACTACCTCCCGCCATGCCCACCGAAGATAGCTACGAATGTGACGCCTGCGGTGCATCCGTCCCGGTCGAGGACGCTATCCGGTCGGAGACGTACGGCGATCTCGATCCGACGAAGTGGCAGACGCTGAACTGTCCGCAGTGCAAGGAGCGGCTCGCGACAGTGTATGTGGGCGATGAGTGAGCGCTAGCCGAACAGTCGTTCGCGAAGCGATCGGCGAGAGGGCCGCTCGGCCAGCAGGACCGAGCAGTCGACCTCGTTGACGACATCGAAGTGAAGCGAGTCGGTAACGAGGCGGGAGAGCAGGCCACGTTCGGTCGCTCCAAGCAGGAGCAGTGTCCGCTCGTCGGCCTCGCGTTTGATCGCTCCTTCCACGTCACCGGAGTCATCGACGATGATCTCGGCATCCTCGAGATCGTGGTCGATGGCCCACTCACCGATGAAACGCTCACCGTCGTCGCGCTCGTCGGGCCCGTCAACGACGTGAAGCACCGAGACCGACGCGCCAGCGACGGACTGTAACATGTTCGCGATCTCGGCACTCAGATCGGAGTCCGGGCCACCTGCAGTCGGCAGGAGGATCCGGGAGGGATCCAGTCCGCGATCCTTGACAACGAGGAAGTCACAGGGCAACTGGTTGGTGAGCTCGGAGATGGGCCGCTCCGCACGCGCATCGCTCCACAGTCTGTCTTCCTCCCAACCCAGCAGTACGAGATCCGGCTCGACGCGCCGAGCCGTGTCGAACACCTCCTCGAATGACCGGTTCGTGATGATGCGGGACGTGCTGACGTCGACATCGTAGTCCTCGGTCCGTTCCGTGAGATCCGTCATCAACCGTTCGGACTCGTCGGTGATATTCTGGTGTTGGCCGGGGCGTAGATTCCTGGAGCGACCGCGCGGGGTCTGCACGATGTGGACCAATTGAACGCTGGCTCCCTCCCGGCTACTGGCGAGGCGACACGCGAAATCGACGACCGGTCCCTCTGTCCGTGGGTTCGCGATGGGGACGAGAATCTGGAACTCGCTTTCCTCATCACCGATCTCGCGCTCTGCGCTGTCCAGAATCGGGACGTAGGAGCGACCGGCGAGGCGGCCGAACAGCCACTCCCGAACGGTTAGTCGTCGCTCGATCCCGTCGAACCGGGCGGATTCGAGCCGGTTTTCGCTGGTCTGGAAGTAGTTGACGATCGTTACCAGCGCGACGCCGCCGATTGTGTTGCCGAGCAGGACGGGAACGACTATCCCGGTGACGCCGGGGAGTAGTGCCAGCTCGCCATGGAAGATCAGGTACAGCACTTCGGTGTAGGTGACGACAACGTGAAAGAGTCCTCCGAGCGGGATCCCGAGGAATGCGAGATACGTAATAACGATCCGGGAGATCGTATCACGAGATGCGAAGCCAACCCAGACGACACCCGCAACGATCAGACCGGCAAACACGGCCTTGAAAAAGAGCGACCACCAGCCGACCTCCATCGCGTGTCGAGAGATCTCCAGCGCCTCGGTCGCCGCGGCAGGGTCGAACACGCCACCCCAGGTGAGCACGATGGCACCGATCGTCCCGCCCGCGAAGTTCCCTGCCAGCACGATCGTCCAGTGACGGAACAACGCCGGAATCGATGCGAGGCGTTCGAGCGTGAGCGTGACCGGGGGCAGCGTGTTCTCGGTGTAGAGCTGATAGCCGCCGATGATGATATACAGGAATCCGAGCGGGTAGAGCAAGGAGGCGACGAACTTGCTGTCGGTCGTCGCGGAGACCGATGCGTACAGGAGAAATGTAATCGTGATCGCGAAGCCAGCAGCGATCCCACTGAAGAACAGTTCACGCCCGCTGGCAGTGATTTCCTCGTCCGCGGCAACGACGATTCGCTGGTATACCTCGTCCGCCGAAAATCGGTCGTGAACGGCCTCGCCGACGGCGGGTGCACCCATATGTGACCGTTCGACTGTGTCGTTCCCATGAGAGTCTGGATCGTCCCTCTCCGGAGGTCGCATTGGCATAGCTACTGCCACAGGGATCCTTGAAGCCTGTCATATGCTGCCGAACATCGAGTACGAGCGCGTGATGGTAACCGACACGCCGGGGATCGGTACAAAGTATTGGAGACGGTGAGCTGATACAGCCCCCGGTCGTTTTCGTGTCCGCTGTGGAACTCCGTCTATGACCGAAGCGCGCGCTCACATTTTTGTCGAAGGCGACGTTCAGGATGTACACTTTCGAGACAATGCACACGAGACCGCCCGCGCACACGACATCGAAGGGTGGGTTCGGAACCTCGACGACGGGCGAGTGGAAGCGCTTTTCGAGGGAACCGAAGAGGACGTCGAGGCGATGATCGAGTGGTGCGAACGCGGTCCGATCAAAGCCGATGTCACCCACGTCGAGGTCGAATACGGGGATCCGCAGGGCGACCTCGAGGACTTTGAGAAGCACTAACAGTAGCTACGCTCCTCGAAATGACGACTTTCTTGACCGAATCATTAAGTGGACAGTCTCCGATAGTACGTTATAGATAATTATGACAGATATGGGCGGATTCAACGACCACCTGGCGCGGGTCGACCTCGGCGAGGGCGAGGTGAACTACGAGGCCATCGACGACGAGGACGCGAAAAAGTACATCGGTGCCCGCGGGCTGGGCGTCAAGTACGTCTTCGAGCAGGGCCCGGACGTCGACCCCCTGGGCCCGGACAACCTGATCGCGTTCATGAACGGGCCGCTGACGGGAACCCAGACCACGATGAGCGGACGGATCGCCGTCTGTACGAAATCGCCGATCAGAGGCCAGGTAACTGACTCCCATCACGGCGGCTGGTCGGGTGCGCGCCTGAAGTGGGCGGGCTTTGACGGCCTGCTGTTCGAGGGCAAAGCCGAGGAGCCGGTGTACGCCTACGTCGAGGACGGCGAGGTCGAACTCAGGGACGCCTCGCATCTGTGGGGAAGCGGCGTCCACGAGACCGTCGAGACGGTCGAAGACGAGATCGACGGCCAGTACGGCAAGAACCTCTCGATCATGGCGATCGGGCCGGGCGGCGAGAACCAGGTCCGGTACGCCTGTATCGTCAACGAGGACGACCGGGCCTCGGGCCGCGGCGGTACGGGCGCGGTAA harbors:
- a CDS encoding acylphosphatase is translated as MTEARAHIFVEGDVQDVHFRDNAHETARAHDIEGWVRNLDDGRVEALFEGTEEDVEAMIEWCERGPIKADVTHVEVEYGDPQGDLEDFEKH
- a CDS encoding formate/nitrite transporter family protein, yielding MPMRPPERDDPDSHGNDTVERSHMGAPAVGEAVHDRFSADEVYQRIVVAADEEITASGRELFFSGIAAGFAITITFLLYASVSATTDSKFVASLLYPLGFLYIIIGGYQLYTENTLPPVTLTLERLASIPALFRHWTIVLAGNFAGGTIGAIVLTWGGVFDPAAATEALEISRHAMEVGWWSLFFKAVFAGLIVAGVVWVGFASRDTISRIVITYLAFLGIPLGGLFHVVVTYTEVLYLIFHGELALLPGVTGIVVPVLLGNTIGGVALVTIVNYFQTSENRLESARFDGIERRLTVREWLFGRLAGRSYVPILDSAEREIGDEESEFQILVPIANPRTEGPVVDFACRLASSREGASVQLVHIVQTPRGRSRNLRPGQHQNITDESERLMTDLTERTEDYDVDVSTSRIITNRSFEEVFDTARRVEPDLVLLGWEEDRLWSDARAERPISELTNQLPCDFLVVKDRGLDPSRILLPTAGGPDSDLSAEIANMLQSVAGASVSVLHVVDGPDERDDGERFIGEWAIDHDLEDAEIIVDDSGDVEGAIKREADERTLLLLGATERGLLSRLVTDSLHFDVVNEVDCSVLLAERPSRRSLRERLFG